Proteins from a single region of Plasmodium brasilianum strain Bolivian I chromosome 13, whole genome shotgun sequence:
- a CDS encoding myosin-specific chaperone UNC, with product MDVFNLQNVDAEKIEEIKKEGNALFRNKQYKEALSVYRNVISLLCNGSFDLYKIKNVVKFFQEQCVNKINGIKSTEEMGKEANKDLSGVENVKSLFIKVCHNISLCYYFLEDFKRCIEYCSYINDIDKDHFKSYHTMGLCYEKIGDYKKCITYFDRCKAVLTEDKSNDNGSTSNKNEINRINEKLKMIVKLAENNKNDHTTNIDTLKGVLLDENSSEEKKIKMLYSICNHKFYILLKENIFKLLYDMLHRSSSTIRIEKTCLYVIYKLISKLETENSKIDKDKMENGKNTKICINKLDDLKFQYYYDVDFVKMLISFNEVFDITWIHNYINNKIKIIEKTLKFSKEDQHVYKSTIDMVVYIINIIKYVHVINNDTILKIINLYYLNSDNYEIASSGLNALIFLCKKKKSFIQRSIDKKKKKEKKTNGTQKNEANGSEPKKNKTNESEPENKEMDFLQILEKNHNININNTIVDLHFSHCSKYPVCVNSEIKKIIQNVISMYDNSSDDVEYALILLLTLLYDKNRPSEKDTEMNDLIYESVNTYFQTDEICVEWFICVKCLFLVDKNIVLNYLIGKTEYMFQILTFINNSIGRKSKKILSIYIDVLLLLLNISELRFMLNDYIDLYINILKTLNYDENFLKLLIGSFKLYMHNNDFKKEIGKNMDLFSYAKEMLKSFLLNYDMQLDDLNASGDNISPAKSYLTNDKREYPEERDKNNVATGERSSRARFVKEEVQENTVSKLKKSSYSNPVDSAIIIEKAEKSQKNCELVDNKKKGKGNYNIRYDEAMLKDLIEMLFYLSLHIEFKKQLLEEKNNYILFFLIKVGDDINKKKLDNTYKYMYCNTINNLILTRTDEKMRRRAINKTNLSNFDNEQIEALEQFYDKLPNAARPKTDPLYDYGDDETSNELISLLLYNEKYQKNFIEKDILSFASKCRYKNGTLINTIYNFINSNFFTTNIAESICDIISKFVKNTNNIGIVLVNNGLKTLLLASKHITNKKNCTLALSEIFIYTNPKLIHFYEAYDSLPLLIEQLNDDEELLVFKSLMAITNILTIDENIAIKAMQLHLWNKCFDILSSENDCLRSASLECICNLCSQSNVHQYVYEKYQKLVKKNEDNDKEINFVDIQILFAFSMEYENYKAVFASTGALGMLSSDLRLPFFLIRTKSCNLIFSSFEKTDDQNILLRILTFFNNVILCEQIPTDIVKKIKDIVREKNGLNEENSQIANLILQ from the coding sequence ATGGATGTATTTAATCTGCAAAATGTTGATGcagaaaaaattgaagaaattaaaaaggaaggAAACGCACTGTTCCgaaataaacaatataagGAAGCACTGAGTGTTTATCGCAATGTTATTTCACTTCTGTGTAATGGTTCTTTcgatttatataaaattaaaaacgtTGTGAAATTTTTTCAAGAGCAatgtgtaaataaaataaatgggaTAAAATCAACTGAAGAAATGGGCAAAGAGGCAAACAAAGATTTATCAGGAGTAGAAAACGTTAAAagtctttttataaaagtttgtcataatatatcattatgctattattttttagagGATTTCAAACGGTGTATTGAGTATTGCTCttatattaatgatattGATAAGGATCATTTCAAAAGTTATCACACAATGGGCTTGTGTTATGAAAAGATAGGAgattacaaaaaatgtattaccTACTTTGATAGGTGTAAAGCGGTGCTTACAGAGGATAAATCGAATGATAATGGAAGCActagtaataaaaatgaaataaacagaattaatgaaaagttaaaaatgaTTGTTAAACTAGCAGagaataacaaaaatgatCATACAACCAACATAGACACGCTTAAAGGTGTCCTTCTTGATGAAAACAGTagtgaggaaaaaaaaattaaaatgttatatagtATTTGTAATCATAAGTTTTATATTCTTCtgaaggaaaatatatttaaattgttaTATGACATGTTGCATAGAAGTAGTAGTACCATACGCATAGAAAAAACTTGCTTGTACGTTATTTATAAACTAATTTCCAAACTTGAAACGGAAAACTCAAAAATAGATAAggataaaatggaaaatggtaaaaatacCAAAATTTGCATTAACAAGTTAGACGATTTGAAATTTCAATACTATTATGATGTagattttgtaaaaatgttaatatcatttaatgAAGTATTTGATATAACATggatacataattatataaataacaaaataaaaataattgaaaaaactttaaaattttcaaaggAGGATCAACATGTGTACAAATCAACCATTGACATGGTAgtgtacataataaatataataaaatatgtacatgtcataaataatgataccattttaaaaataattaatttatattatttgaatagTGATAACTACGAAATAGCGAGCAGTGGTCTAAATGCACTTATTTTcctttgcaaaaaaaaaaaaagctttaTTCAGAGAAgtattgataaaaaaaaaaaaaaggaaaaaaaaacaaatggaACACAAAAGAACGAAGCGAATGGAAGTGAAccaaaaaagaataaaacaaatgaaagTGAACCGGAAAACAAGGAAATggattttttacaaatattggAAAAGAAtcataacataaatataaataacacaATTGTTGATTTGCACTTTTCTCACTGCTCCAAATATCCTGTTTGTGTTAAttcagaaataaaaaaaataattcaaaatgtAATTAGCATGTATGACAACTCATCTGATGATGTAGAATATGCATTAATTTTACTgcttacattattatatgataaaaacaGACCGAGTGAAAAGGATACTGAAATGAATGACTTAATATACGAAAgtgtaaatacatatttccAAACAGACGAAATATGTGTTGAATGGTTCATATGTGTCAAGTGCCTTTTTTTAgtagataaaaatattgttttaaattatttgataGGAAAAACAGAGTACATGTTTCAAATTTTAAcctttattaataattccaTTGGAaggaaaagcaaaaaaattttgtcaATTTATATTGATGTGTtacttcttttattaaatatatcgGAATTACGTTTCATGCTAAATGATTATattgatttatatataaacattcttaaaacattaaattatgatgaaaattttttaaaattgctCATAGGATCTTTTAAGTTATACATGCATAACAATGACTTTAAGAAAgaaattggaaaaaatatggatttattttcatatgcTAAGGAAATGCTAAAATcgtttcttttaaattatgatatGCAGTTGGATGACCTTAATGCAAGTGGTGATAATATTTCACCTGCAAAGAGTTATTTAACTAATGATAAAAGAGAATATCCTGAAGAGAGGGATAAAAACAATGTTGCTACTGGAGAAAGGAGCAGTCGAGCTCGTTTCGTTAAAGAGGAAGTGCAGGAAAACACTGTGAGTAAACTAAAAAAGTCTAGCTATAGTAACCCTGTTGATAgtgcaataataatagaaaaagcAGAAAAAAGCCAAAAAAATTGTGAACTTGTcgataacaaaaaaaaaggaaaaggaaattatAACATAAGATATGATGAAGCGATGCTTAAAGATTTGATAGAAATGTTGTTTTACTTAAGTTTACATATTGAATTTAAAAAGCAGCTATTGGaggagaaaaataattatattttattttttttaataaaagtaggagatgatataaataaaaagaaactagacaatacatataaatatatgtactgtaatacaataaataatttaatattaacaagaacagatgaaaaaatgagaagAAGGGCAATTAATAAAACTAATTTGTCTAATTTTGATAATGAACAAATAGAAGCATTAGAACAGTTTTATGATAAGTTACCTAATGCAGCCAGACCGAAAACGGATCCATTATATGATTATGGAGATGATGAAACTAGTAATGAATTAATtagtttattattatacaatgAGAAATATCAAAAGAATTTTATTGAAAAggatattttatcttttgcATCAAAATGTAGGTATAAAAATGGAACGCttattaatactatttacaattttattaatagcaatttttttacaacaaATATTGCTGAATCTATTTGTgatattatttcaaaatttgtaaaaaatacaaataatatcgGTATAGTACTTGTTAATAATGGATTGAAGACCTTATTGTTAGCTTCAAAACatattactaataaaaaaaattgtacttTAGCGTTAagtgaaatatttatttatacaaatccgaaattaattcatttttatgaagCATATGATTCTTTGCCCTTATTAATTGAACAACTAAATGATGATGAAGAATTATTAGtttttaaatcattaatGGCTATTACCAATATTTTGACCATTGATGAAAATATAGCCATAAAAGCTATGCAACTTCATCTATGGAATAAATGTTTTGATATCTTATCATCCGAAAACGATTGCTTAAGATCTGCTAGTTTAGAGTGCATATGTAATTTATGTTCACAGTCAAATGTTCATCAATATGTGTACGAGAAATATCAAAAAttggttaaaaaaaatgaggatAATGACAAagaaattaattttgtaGATATACAAATACTTTTTGCCTTTTCTATggaatatgaaaattataaagcCGTTTTTGCTTCTACAGGAGCCTTAGGTATGCTATCATCCGATCTAcgtttacctttttttttaattcgaACCAAAAGCTGcaatcttattttttcatccttCGAAAAAACCGACgatcaaaatattttactacgtattttaacattttttaataatgtaatacTATGTGAACAAATACCTACCgatattgttaaaaaaataaaagacatCGTTCGGGAAAAAAATGGGTTGAATGAAGAAAACTCGCAAATTGCTAATTTAATTCTTCAGTAA
- a CDS encoding DNL-type zinc finger protein, translating to MTQNLLKRVLNKPYMSKSLPIKGNKFDGKFVFSTFKNKYNCNINWGCSYFHRNVVRPFENYHPYIFFLKKQFVTNNKGENSHNNKNDNDITSLSECERNIEKKKIIINREEQNIVELQNTTKANVSQIDHHDKEKQNDPIVVPVNDDNHHLVNSEMIKLKGNEINNGHLSVEEGKTRKDKEYMVIMFTCKICEKKTAKKFSKQAYYNGVVIIRCPSCENLHLISDQLGWFQDGKTNIEKILQEKGEKVIKKFSYNNLLEIDDLLNAYNCITYCTIPSKKEFWLKQNNCKKRKKKKKLVVVDNDKINT from the exons atgaCTCAAAATTTGCTAAAAAGAGTTTTAAATAAACCTTACATGAGTAAGAGTTTACCTATAAAGGGGAACAAATTTGATggaaaatttgtattttcaacttttaaaaataaatataattgtaaCATCAATTGGGgatgttcatattttcacAGAAATGTAGTAAGACCATTTGAAAATTACCatccttatatattttttttgaagaaacAATTCGTTACAAACAACAAGGGCGAAAATagtcataataataaaaacgatAATGATATAACATCATTATCAGAATGTGAAAGAaacatagaaaaaaaaaaaataataataaataggGAAGAACAAAACATAGTTGAGCTTCAAAACACAACAAAAGCTAATGTATCACAAATAGATCATCATgataaggaaaaacaaaacgaTCCAATTGTAGTACCTGTAAATGATGATAACCATCATCTTGTTAACTCTGAAATGATTAAGCTAAAaggaaatgaaataaataatggaCATTTATCTGTTGAAGAGGGAAAGACACGAAAAGATAAAGAATATATGGTTATAATGTTTACTTGTAAAATATGTGAAAAGAAAACagctaaaaaattttcaaagcAAGCTTATTATAATGGCGTTGTAATTATAAGGTGTCCTTCATGCGAAAACCTTCACTTGATATCAGACCAGTTGGGCTGGTTTCAAGATGGAAAAACGAACATAGAGAAAATTTTGCAAGAGAAGGGGGAAAAGGTTATTAAAAAGTTTTCCTACAATAACCTGCTAGAAATTGACGATTTGTTGAATGCTTACAA TTGCATAACGTATTGTACTATTCCTtcgaaaaaagaattttggctgaaacaaaataattgtaaaaaaaggaaaaaaaaaaaaaaattagtcgTAGTggataatgataaaataaacacctaa